A genomic region of Prionailurus bengalensis isolate Pbe53 chromosome D1, Fcat_Pben_1.1_paternal_pri, whole genome shotgun sequence contains the following coding sequences:
- the NDUFS8 gene encoding NADH dehydrogenase [ubiquinone] iron-sulfur protein 8, mitochondrial isoform X2 — protein sequence MGPRQVTDHGKGTFELRPDAKLWMHCLTTATLLRALAQAARAGHPSGRSLHSSTVAATYKFVNMRETSMDMKSVTDRAAQTLLWTELIRGLGMTLSYLFREPATINYPFEKGPLSPRFRGEHALRRYPSGEERCIACKLCEAVCPAQAITIEAEPRADGSRRTTRYDIDMTKCIYCGFCQEACPVDAIVEGPNFEFSTETHEELLYNKEKLLNNGDKWEAEIAANIQADYLYR from the exons ATGGGCCCGAGACAAGTCACAGATCACGGGAAGGGCACTTTCGAGCTTCGGCCAGATGCCAAGCTCTGG ATGCACTGCCTGACTACAGCTACGCTGCTTCGGGCCCTGGCCCAGGCCGCACGTGCAG GGCACCCCAGTGGCCGGAGCCTCCACAGCAGCACGGTGGCAGCAACCTACA AGTTCGTGAACATGCGGGAGACCTCGATGGACATGAAGTCGGTGACCGACCGGGCGGCTCAGACCCTGCTGTGGACTGAGCTCATCCGAG GCCTGGGCATGACCCTGAGCTACCTGTTCCGGGAACCGGCCACCATTAACTACCCGTTCGAGAAGGGCCCGCTGAGCCCACGCTTCCGGGGGGAGCATGCACTGCGCCGCTACCCGTCCGGAGAAGAGCGCTGTATCGCCTGCAAGCTTTGTGAGGCCGTCTGCCCCGCCCAG GCCATCACCATCGAGGCCGAGCCGCGGGCCGACGGCAGCCGCCGGACCACGCGCTACGACATCGACATGACCAAGTGCATCTACTGCGGCTTCTGCCAGGAGGCTTGCCCCGTGGACGCCATCGTCGAG GGCCCCAACTTTGAGTTCTCCACGGAGACACACGAGGAGCTGCTCTACAACAAGGAGAAACTGCTCAACAACGGGGACAAGTGGGAGGCCGAGATCGCCGCCAACATCCAGGCCGACTACCTGTACCGCTGA
- the NDUFS8 gene encoding NADH dehydrogenase [ubiquinone] iron-sulfur protein 8, mitochondrial isoform X4 encodes MHCLTTATLLRALAQAARAGRTGGAFLGAQGGPASRCEAAADSVIPLLPGHPSGRSLHSSTVAATYKFVNMRETSMDMKSVTDRAAQTLLWTELIRGLGMTLSYLFREPATINYPFEKGPLSPRFRGEHALRRYPSGEERCIACKLCEAVCPAQAITIEAEPRADGSRRTTRYDIDMTKCIYCGFCQEACPVDAIVEI; translated from the exons ATGCACTGCCTGACTACAGCTACGCTGCTTCGGGCCCTGGCCCAGGCCGCACGTGCAGGTAGGACCGGGGGAGCCTTTCTTGGGGCGCAGGGGGGCCCAGCCTCCCGATGCGAGGCCGCCGCTGACAGCGTCATCCCCCTCCTTCCAGGGCACCCCAGTGGCCGGAGCCTCCACAGCAGCACGGTGGCAGCAACCTACA AGTTCGTGAACATGCGGGAGACCTCGATGGACATGAAGTCGGTGACCGACCGGGCGGCTCAGACCCTGCTGTGGACTGAGCTCATCCGAG GCCTGGGCATGACCCTGAGCTACCTGTTCCGGGAACCGGCCACCATTAACTACCCGTTCGAGAAGGGCCCGCTGAGCCCACGCTTCCGGGGGGAGCATGCACTGCGCCGCTACCCGTCCGGAGAAGAGCGCTGTATCGCCTGCAAGCTTTGTGAGGCCGTCTGCCCCGCCCAG GCCATCACCATCGAGGCCGAGCCGCGGGCCGACGGCAGCCGCCGGACCACGCGCTACGACATCGACATGACCAAGTGCATCTACTGCGGCTTCTGCCAGGAGGCTTGCCCCGTGGACGCCATCGTCGAG ATCTGA
- the NDUFS8 gene encoding NADH dehydrogenase [ubiquinone] iron-sulfur protein 8, mitochondrial isoform X1, with the protein MHCLTTATLLRALAQAARAGRTGGAFLGAQGGPASRCEAAADSVIPLLPGHPSGRSLHSSTVAATYKFVNMRETSMDMKSVTDRAAQTLLWTELIRGLGMTLSYLFREPATINYPFEKGPLSPRFRGEHALRRYPSGEERCIACKLCEAVCPAQAITIEAEPRADGSRRTTRYDIDMTKCIYCGFCQEACPVDAIVEGPNFEFSTETHEELLYNKEKLLNNGDKWEAEIAANIQADYLYR; encoded by the exons ATGCACTGCCTGACTACAGCTACGCTGCTTCGGGCCCTGGCCCAGGCCGCACGTGCAGGTAGGACCGGGGGAGCCTTTCTTGGGGCGCAGGGGGGCCCAGCCTCCCGATGCGAGGCCGCCGCTGACAGCGTCATCCCCCTCCTTCCAGGGCACCCCAGTGGCCGGAGCCTCCACAGCAGCACGGTGGCAGCAACCTACA AGTTCGTGAACATGCGGGAGACCTCGATGGACATGAAGTCGGTGACCGACCGGGCGGCTCAGACCCTGCTGTGGACTGAGCTCATCCGAG GCCTGGGCATGACCCTGAGCTACCTGTTCCGGGAACCGGCCACCATTAACTACCCGTTCGAGAAGGGCCCGCTGAGCCCACGCTTCCGGGGGGAGCATGCACTGCGCCGCTACCCGTCCGGAGAAGAGCGCTGTATCGCCTGCAAGCTTTGTGAGGCCGTCTGCCCCGCCCAG GCCATCACCATCGAGGCCGAGCCGCGGGCCGACGGCAGCCGCCGGACCACGCGCTACGACATCGACATGACCAAGTGCATCTACTGCGGCTTCTGCCAGGAGGCTTGCCCCGTGGACGCCATCGTCGAG GGCCCCAACTTTGAGTTCTCCACGGAGACACACGAGGAGCTGCTCTACAACAAGGAGAAACTGCTCAACAACGGGGACAAGTGGGAGGCCGAGATCGCCGCCAACATCCAGGCCGACTACCTGTACCGCTGA
- the NDUFS8 gene encoding NADH dehydrogenase [ubiquinone] iron-sulfur protein 8, mitochondrial isoform X3 yields MHCLTTATLLRALAQAARAGHPSGRSLHSSTVAATYKFVNMRETSMDMKSVTDRAAQTLLWTELIRGLGMTLSYLFREPATINYPFEKGPLSPRFRGEHALRRYPSGEERCIACKLCEAVCPAQAITIEAEPRADGSRRTTRYDIDMTKCIYCGFCQEACPVDAIVEGPNFEFSTETHEELLYNKEKLLNNGDKWEAEIAANIQADYLYR; encoded by the exons ATGCACTGCCTGACTACAGCTACGCTGCTTCGGGCCCTGGCCCAGGCCGCACGTGCAG GGCACCCCAGTGGCCGGAGCCTCCACAGCAGCACGGTGGCAGCAACCTACA AGTTCGTGAACATGCGGGAGACCTCGATGGACATGAAGTCGGTGACCGACCGGGCGGCTCAGACCCTGCTGTGGACTGAGCTCATCCGAG GCCTGGGCATGACCCTGAGCTACCTGTTCCGGGAACCGGCCACCATTAACTACCCGTTCGAGAAGGGCCCGCTGAGCCCACGCTTCCGGGGGGAGCATGCACTGCGCCGCTACCCGTCCGGAGAAGAGCGCTGTATCGCCTGCAAGCTTTGTGAGGCCGTCTGCCCCGCCCAG GCCATCACCATCGAGGCCGAGCCGCGGGCCGACGGCAGCCGCCGGACCACGCGCTACGACATCGACATGACCAAGTGCATCTACTGCGGCTTCTGCCAGGAGGCTTGCCCCGTGGACGCCATCGTCGAG GGCCCCAACTTTGAGTTCTCCACGGAGACACACGAGGAGCTGCTCTACAACAAGGAGAAACTGCTCAACAACGGGGACAAGTGGGAGGCCGAGATCGCCGCCAACATCCAGGCCGACTACCTGTACCGCTGA